One region of Manis pentadactyla isolate mManPen7 chromosome 9, mManPen7.hap1, whole genome shotgun sequence genomic DNA includes:
- the LOC118909746 gene encoding putative olfactory receptor 5AK3: MTKGNSTDVTEFFLLGFGTQHKFRYVLFVVFLVIYVTSMVGNVGMILLIKTDSRLQTPMYFFLQHLAFVDMCYTSAITPKMLQNFIVENKSISFKGCVMQLLVYVTFATSDCYLLAAMAVDRYVAICKPLHYPVIMSRGVCIQLACGSYVIGSINASVHTGFTFSLYFCKSNTINHFFCDGPPILALSCSNTDINIMLLIVFVGFNLMFTILVVIFSYIYILAAILKMSSATGRKKAFSTCTSHLTAVTIFYGTLSYMYLEPHSDSSQENMKVASVFYGIVIPMLNPLIYSLRNKEVKEALKVMGKMF, encoded by the coding sequence ATGACAAAAGGAAACAGCACTGATGTGACGGAATTTTTTCTTCTGGGATTTGGCACCCAACACAAGTTTCGGTATGTCCTCTTCGTTGTATTTCTAGTCATCTATGTGACCTCCATGGTGGGTAATGTTGGAATGATCCTACTCATCAAGACAGATTCCAGACTTCAaacacccatgtactttttcctacaGCATCTGGCTTTTGTTGATATGTGTTATACCTCTGCCATCACTCCCAAGATGCTGCAAAACTTCATAGTAGAAAATAAATCCATATCCTTCAAGGGCTGTGTAATGCAGTTATTGGTTTATGTAACATTTGCAACCAGTGACTGTTACCTCCTAGCCGCCATGGCAGTGGACCGATATGTTGCCATCTGTAAACCACTTCACTACCCTGTAATCATGTCCCGAGGAGTCTGCATTCAATTGGCATGTGGTTCCTATGTCATAGGCTCCATAAATGCTTCTGTGCACACAGGGTTTACATTTTCTCTGTACTTCTGCAAGTCCAACACCATCAACCACTTTTTCTGTGATGGTCCCCCAATTCTTGCCCTCTCGTGCTCCAACACTGACATCAACATCATGCTACTAATTGTCTTTGTGGGATTTAATTTGATGTTCACTATTCTGGTTGTCAtcttttcctacatatatatTCTGGCTGCCATCCTGAAGATGTCTTCTGCCACAGGGAGGAAAAAAGCTTTCTCTACGTGCACCTCCCACCTGACAGCTGTCACCATTTTCTATGGAACCCTATCATACATGTACTTAGAGCCTCATTCTGATAGTTCCCAGGAGAATATGAAAGTGGCCTCCGTATTTTATGGTATTGTGATTCCGATGTTAAACCCGCTGATCTACAGTTTGAGAAATAAGGAAGTAAAAGAAGCTCTAAAAGTGATGGGGAAAATGTTTTAG